One Bacillota bacterium genomic window, CCGGGTAGGGCATATCGGTCGACGCCCTCCCGCCACCGGGGAGCCTGGCTGGCGCTTTCTCCGAGGAATGCGGGCCGCGAAGGGGAATACCTCCCGGGGCCCCAATATGGCAACTCATTCCACGGGGAGGCGACCGGCGGTGCCCCTTCAGCCCGGATCCCTGAAGCGAACGATGTCAGGCGTGGGCGTTTTGGTGGGGGTGGTAGCGTTGCTCGTCACCCTCGGCCTGCCGGCCTTGGCTCAGGCCCCGTCGGGGCAGCTGACGCCCCCACCGCCCGTGACCGAGCCGCAGGCTGTTCCCGAGGAAGTCCAGCCTCTCCCCGAGGCCTGGGCCAGGATCGGCCATCTCTTCATGCAACTCATAGACGCCCGCATCCAGCTCGAGGTGGAACAGCGCGTGGATGCCTTGGTCCAGCAGCGGCTCCGGGAACCGCTGACCGCTCTCGAACAGCGTCTCACCGAGACGACGGACGCCCTGCAGAACCGGCTCGTGGAGTCCACGAGTTCGCTGGAACAGCGCCTGGTTGAGGTCACCAACGACTTCCGGCTGGCGCTGGACGACCAGAAGAGCCGCATTGCGGCCCTTGAAGAGCAATCCGCGCAGCTTCGCTCCCAGCTTCAGGCCAAAGAGGCCGAAGTGGCACGGCTGCGTTCGGACGTGCAAGCACTGCAGCGCCGGCTATGGATCGCCATAGGGGGAGCCGTCGTGGCACTGATTGTCGCCGTCGTGACCTGAGCGCCGGGCTCGAGCGGCGAGGTGGGGCCGAGCGCCTGCTAAAGCTGCTGCTCGGACTGTTCGTTCGACTGGATCTGGCTGCAGTACTGCATGATCTGGGCAGCCAGCTGCCGCACCGCCGGGCTGGTGGACTTCTGCTCGAGCTGCTGTGCCAGTTGCCCGATCTCCTGCAAGAAGCGTGCATTGCTCTGTTGCAGTTGCTGCTTGGCCCGCCCGAGCGCCCCCGGCTGGCCCACCGGCTGGAAGTGGGTCATGGACGTACGCCCTCCTCGGTGTGCTAGAGCTGTTGTTCGGTCTGTTCGTTGAACTTGACCTGGTTGGCCAGGGTGTTGATCTGGCTGGCGAACTGCTTCAACGACTGATCGGGTTCGAGCTGCTCTGCCTGCTTTGCAAGCTGCACGATCTCGGTGAGGAATTGCTGGTTCGTCCGGCCAAGGGCCTGTTTTGCCTGTTGATGCTTGGGTTGGGTGGGCATGGGTCCTCCCCCTCGGGCATGCTTGCGTGAACAGTGTTGGTATGCCCCGTCTCACCGGAAGTATGCCCCGGCGTTCCGGTTGCGGACGCAGCCCCAGCACCTTCCAGTCGGACGACAGCATGGGCGCACGTTTCTGGCAGGCCTGTGCACCGGTAGGAATCGAAGCCTTGACCCCGTAGTTTGCGGCGTGTGAAGGGCAAAGTCACGGAGCCGGGGGCGGCGGAGGGTTTTGCGGGCGACGCCGATCGTCAAATGGGCCGGGGGCAAAGGCCAGCTGCTGCCTCGGTATGCCAGGTACCTGCCGGATCCCGGAAGTTATGACGCCTACCTGGAGCCGTTCGTGGGGGGCGGGGCTCTCTTCTTCTACCTGGCGCCCTCCCTCAGGGGGAAGTTCGTCTGGCTCAACGACAACAATACAGAACTCATCAATTTGTACCGGGTCATCGCGGCCGATCCCGAGCCGCTCATCGAACGCCTGCGCGAGTACCGGGACGGGCATAGCCGGGAGCAGTACTACCGGGTCCGGGCCGCCGAGCCGCAGGACCCCGTGGAGCGCGCCGCCCGGCTGCTGTACCTCAACAAGACGTGCTACAACGGCCTGTATCGCGTCAACTCCAGGGGGCAGTTCAACGTTCCCATGGGGCGGTACGGGAAGCCCGCGATCCTGGATGAACCGGCGCTCCGTTCGGCCCACCGGGTCTTTCGCGACCTTGACGTGGCCTTCAGCGCCGGTGACTTCGAAGAGGCTGCGCAAACAGTGCAGCGGCGGGGCATCCGGCGGGCATTTGTCTACTTCGATCCGCCGTATCAACCCATCAGCGAGACCGCCTACTTCACGGCCTACACTTCCGACGGCTTCTCCGAAGACGACCAGCTGCGGCTCGCGGCGCTAGCCCGCCGCCTGAAGGACGGCGGCCACCTGGTCATGGTTTCAAACTCGTACCATGCGCTCATCCGGGAGCTGTACGAGGGGTTCACCTTGATCCCGGTGCAGGCCAACCGCGCCATCAACTCCCGGGCGGACGGCCGGGGCGCTATCTACGAGTACCTAATACTGGGCTATCCCGGTGGCTCGCAAGGCCCCGCAAGACCGCCGGGGCGTCGGTGCGTTTCCCCGCCCGGTTGACCAGGATCACCCCCGCGATTGCCAGCGCCCCGCCAACCACCTCCGTGAGTGAGGGCCGCTCACCCAGCACTCCCCAGGCGATGGTGAGGGCGAGCGCCGGGTTGAGGTTGAGAAAGCTCGTGACAAGCCCTGTCGGCGCTCTCGATAGCGCAAAAGCCCAGGCCGCGTAGGCGACGGCCGACGGGAACAGCCCGAGGTACAAAGCGGCCAGAGCGTCCTGTGCCGGTGCGGCGGCAAGCTGCCGGACCAAGCCCGGGGCGAACACCAGCATGGGTAGCGTTCCCGCCCAGGAGAAGTAGGCCGTCAGCTGCACCGAGCCGTGGCGCGCGCTGAGCGGTTTGTGGAACACGAAGAAGACCGACGTGGCCAGGGCGGCGATCAGCACCAGCAGCCCCCCTGTCGTGACCCGGAGCCCCTCGCCGGTTCCGGCGCTGATCAGCGCAATCCCGGCAAAGCTGACGCCCAGCCCGAACCAGCCCGGCGCACTGAGCCGCTCCTTCAAAAAAGCGTGGGACAAAGCCGCGGTGAAGGCGGGGGTCGTGGCGACGATGAGGCTGGCCGTGCCCGCAGGCACGGACACCTCGCCGAAGTTGAGCGCCGTGTGGTAGACACCGATTCCGACCACGCCCAAAAGCAGCAGGCGAACGCGGTCCGCGGGGTGCGGCATGGGCATCTTCGTGGCCAGGGCGTAGACCAGGAACGCCAGCGACGCTACAGCATACCGGGCCAGTGCCAGTTCGCCCGGGCCGAAGGCGCGCAGCCCGATGCGGATCGCGCTGAAGGCGGAAGACCAGAAGAGGAGCGTCAGCGTAACGGCAGCAAATGTCTTTGCGTCCAGCATGATCCCATCATGCTACGGCCGGCCCCGCGGGACAACCCCCAGGAGCGCGGGCCGGCCAGGGCGCGGCAACCGGGGCGTGACGGTCGAATTCCGGCCCCTACCGGTGGGAGACTTCGTGGTCAGCCGCCGCATCGCCGCCGTCGAACGCAAGCGGTGACCCGAGCCGGCGGCCGCTGACCCACGGCGCCCTGAGGCCTCCTGACGTGCTCGCCTCTCGTGCCCGCCTCGCCGACCGGCGCAGCCGCTGCAGCACCTCAACAAGCCTGCCCGCTTCAGCATCGAGACACCGGCCTTCGGCCTGGCTCCCTTCGCCGCCCGGACACCGCACCCGCAGAGCGTGGGCAAGAGCAGCGAGTTCTGCCGCAGCCGCCTGCAGCTCGCTGACGAGGCTGCATATCGGGCTGCCGGCG contains:
- a CDS encoding DNA adenine methylase, which codes for MRATPIVKWAGGKGQLLPRYARYLPDPGSYDAYLEPFVGGGALFFYLAPSLRGKFVWLNDNNTELINLYRVIAADPEPLIERLREYRDGHSREQYYRVRAAEPQDPVERAARLLYLNKTCYNGLYRVNSRGQFNVPMGRYGKPAILDEPALRSAHRVFRDLDVAFSAGDFEEAAQTVQRRGIRRAFVYFDPPYQPISETAYFTAYTSDGFSEDDQLRLAALARRLKDGGHLVMVSNSYHALIRELYEGFTLIPVQANRAINSRADGRGAIYEYLILGYPGGSQGPARPPGRRCVSPPG
- a CDS encoding DMT family transporter → MLDAKTFAAVTLTLLFWSSAFSAIRIGLRAFGPGELALARYAVASLAFLVYALATKMPMPHPADRVRLLLLGVVGIGVYHTALNFGEVSVPAGTASLIVATTPAFTAALSHAFLKERLSAPGWFGLGVSFAGIALISAGTGEGLRVTTGGLLVLIAALATSVFFVFHKPLSARHGSVQLTAYFSWAGTLPMLVFAPGLVRQLAAAPAQDALAALYLGLFPSAVAYAAWAFALSRAPTGLVTSFLNLNPALALTIAWGVLGERPSLTEVVGGALAIAGVILVNRAGKRTDAPAVLRGLASHRDSPVLGTRR